In the Methanococcus maripaludis genome, one interval contains:
- a CDS encoding 50S ribosomal protein L2, with amino-acid sequence MGKRLISQNRGRGTPKYRSPTHKRKGAVKYRSYDEMEKDGKILGTVVDILHDPGRSAPVAKVRFANDEERLVLIPEGIQVGEEIECGISAEIKPGNVLPLGEIPEGIPVYNIETIPGDGGKLVRSGGCYAHVVSHDVGKTIVKLPSGFSKVLNPACRATVGVVAGGGRKEKPFVKAGKKHHSLSAKAIAWPKVRGVAMNAVDHPYGGGRHQHLGKPSSVSRHTSPGRKVGHIASRRTGRK; translated from the coding sequence ATGGGTAAAAGACTGATTTCCCAGAATAGAGGACGAGGGACTCCAAAATACAGATCCCCAACTCATAAAAGAAAAGGTGCAGTTAAATACAGAAGTTACGACGAAATGGAAAAGGACGGAAAAATCCTCGGAACCGTTGTTGATATCTTACACGACCCAGGAAGATCTGCACCAGTAGCAAAAGTAAGATTTGCTAACGATGAAGAAAGATTAGTATTAATTCCAGAAGGAATTCAGGTTGGAGAAGAGATTGAATGCGGTATCAGCGCAGAAATCAAACCGGGAAACGTTTTACCACTTGGTGAAATCCCAGAAGGTATTCCAGTATACAACATTGAAACCATCCCTGGAGATGGCGGTAAATTAGTAAGATCTGGCGGATGCTACGCACACGTTGTTTCACACGATGTTGGAAAAACAATCGTAAAATTACCTTCAGGCTTTTCAAAAGTTCTAAACCCTGCATGTAGGGCAACAGTTGGTGTTGTTGCAGGTGGTGGAAGAAAAGAAAAACCATTTGTTAAAGCAGGTAAAAAACACCATTCATTAAGCGCTAAAGCTATTGCATGGCCAAAAGTTAGAGGTGTTGCAATGAACGCTGTAGATCACCCTTACGGTGGTGGAAGACACCAGCACTTAGGAAAACCATCAAGCGTTTCAAGACATACCTCCCCAGGTAGAAAAGTAGGACATATCGCTTCAAGAAGAACCGGTAGGAAATAA
- a CDS encoding 50S ribosomal protein L23, which yields MDAFDVIKTPIVSEKTMKLIEEENRLVFYVERKATKADIRAAIKELFDAEVADINTSITPKGKKKAYITLKSEYNAGEVAASLGIY from the coding sequence ATGGATGCCTTTGATGTTATAAAAACACCAATCGTTAGTGAAAAAACAATGAAACTCATTGAAGAAGAAAACAGATTGGTATTTTACGTTGAAAGAAAAGCAACAAAAGCAGACATTAGAGCAGCAATCAAAGAATTGTTCGATGCTGAAGTTGCAGATATAAACACAAGCATTACTCCAAAAGGAAAGAAAAAAGCATACATTACGTTGAAATCTGAATACAACGCTGGAGAAGTAGCTGCAAGTTTAGGAATCTACTAA
- a CDS encoding NAD(P)H-hydrate dehydratase produces MIIAGAVPIKGLELIKSPIKLNKNTVNINNKDLPLSMGTCALLGAAFKTLEYFGKEDELTFITAGDVGEGDGSLKIYEELHEIDDDLTIIHYIKPKISEIIKVDFSKKVIGDAGGMYAGKAAGIGDKFHMFFPDVGELAFLADEKSSHPAYVRGFISEIDDKEIPKLIKMAYIQKMPKNMVVKGSKDHIVTEGNIIDIVEYPKFEAMECIGGTGDTLTGLASSLIACGFKSEKAGILGCKLNRKLGELVKPRPNTQIYEIIQKIPDALKEFDL; encoded by the coding sequence ATGATTATTGCAGGCGCAGTACCGATAAAAGGACTGGAACTTATCAAAAGCCCGATCAAATTAAATAAAAATACTGTTAACATAAACAATAAAGACCTGCCATTATCCATGGGAACCTGTGCCCTATTGGGTGCTGCTTTTAAAACATTGGAATATTTTGGAAAAGAAGATGAATTAACCTTTATTACTGCGGGAGACGTTGGAGAAGGAGACGGGAGTTTAAAAATCTACGAAGAATTACACGAAATTGATGACGACTTAACAATTATCCATTACATAAAACCAAAAATATCTGAAATTATAAAAGTTGACTTCTCAAAAAAAGTAATCGGTGACGCTGGCGGAATGTACGCTGGAAAAGCTGCAGGTATAGGGGATAAATTCCACATGTTCTTTCCAGATGTCGGGGAACTTGCATTTTTAGCAGATGAAAAATCTTCTCACCCTGCATATGTAAGGGGATTTATCTCAGAAATCGATGATAAAGAAATTCCAAAACTAATAAAAATGGCATATATCCAAAAAATGCCAAAAAATATGGTTGTAAAAGGAAGTAAAGACCATATTGTAACTGAAGGAAATATTATCGATATTGTTGAATATCCAAAATTTGAAGCAATGGAGTGTATCGGGGGAACTGGAGATACATTAACAGGACTTGCTTCTTCATTAATTGCATGCGGATTTAAAAGTGAAAAAGCTGGAATACTTGGATGCAAACTCAATAGAAAATTAGGAGAACTTGTAAAACCAAGGCCAAATACTCAAATTTATGAAATCATTCAAAAAATACCTGATGCTTTAAAAGAATTCGATTTATAA
- a CDS encoding cytochrome c: MKVSPLQTGLIAGFSAILLEVIFKVSPPPAYGLCVACHTRDLVNWIVNSVAGTALGMAPVSKLFPLLTVVGLLIGALIGAIVHKDFKIRKTHNLVTGFILGFLVLNFALLMGGCPVRMGLRTAYGDLFGLLGILGIAAGVIVSTEVYLKKA; encoded by the coding sequence ATGAAAGTTTCACCATTGCAGACTGGCCTTATAGCAGGTTTTTCCGCAATACTCTTAGAAGTTATCTTTAAAGTAAGTCCGCCTCCAGCATACGGACTCTGTGTTGCATGTCACACGAGAGACCTCGTAAACTGGATTGTAAATAGCGTTGCTGGAACCGCATTAGGAATGGCTCCTGTATCAAAATTATTCCCTTTGTTAACTGTTGTTGGTTTACTAATCGGTGCACTAATCGGTGCAATTGTTCATAAAGATTTCAAAATTAGAAAAACCCATAATTTGGTTACTGGATTCATTCTTGGATTTTTAGTACTGAATTTTGCACTTTTAATGGGCGGTTGCCCAGTTAGAATGGGTTTAAGAACTGCTTACGGAGATTTATTTGGTTTACTCGGTATTTTAGGTATCGCTGCCGGAGTAATCGTTTCTACTGAAGTATATCTAAAAAAGGCATAA
- a CDS encoding haloacid dehalogenase: MKNSSYLIEFFEKKNNTREKILKISREIVKDSGLIIRRIQKGEMVDFSDIEEKLKELKNFSEDHFEFQKYRGTPEQEYVEARVYHSIIFENKILGFSDFENILEENYILGLCDVIGELRRIILESIRKDEKTKAELYFEYMENIYDFLMEFDNYHVIDGLRRKQDVSRSLIEKTHGDIVNFNENLKLRMELSKFNK, from the coding sequence GTGAAAAATAGTTCTTATTTAATAGAATTCTTCGAAAAAAAGAATAATACGCGGGAAAAAATTTTGAAGATTTCAAGGGAAATTGTAAAAGATTCTGGACTGATTATTAGAAGAATACAGAAAGGGGAAATGGTGGATTTTTCAGATATCGAAGAAAAATTAAAAGAATTAAAAAACTTTTCAGAAGATCACTTTGAATTCCAAAAATATCGGGGAACTCCAGAACAGGAGTATGTTGAAGCAAGAGTTTACCATTCGATAATTTTCGAAAACAAAATTTTGGGGTTTTCTGATTTTGAAAACATCTTAGAAGAAAACTATATTTTGGGATTGTGCGACGTTATCGGTGAACTTAGAAGAATAATTCTTGAATCGATTCGAAAAGATGAAAAAACAAAAGCAGAACTTTATTTTGAATATATGGAAAATATTTACGACTTTTTGATGGAATTTGATAACTACCATGTAATTGATGGACTTAGAAGAAAACAGGATGTTTCAAGAAGTTTAATCGAAAAAACTCACGGAGATATAGTTAACTTCAACGAAAACCTGAAACTTAGGATGGAACTTTCTAAATTTAATAAATAA
- a CDS encoding DUF3343 domain-containing protein — protein sequence MSSIFSKLNTILNPKKEEKKGNGLILFKNVKEAISAERILKNYSVKVVAPPQEIREGCDLAVEYDLVEEMGIKRELENNNLKAVKFISLDDTSMEPLSLVKVKEIDGFILVRSGNMKITIDKVGNIVNVSGGGCPDVPYLNLKLKGKNILEIPEEDCPKNLGYTLCAYTLNKAFEKAKTIALEGTK from the coding sequence ATGTCTTCGATTTTCAGTAAATTAAACACAATTCTAAATCCTAAAAAAGAAGAAAAAAAGGGAAATGGCTTAATATTATTTAAAAATGTAAAAGAAGCCATATCCGCAGAAAGAATTTTAAAAAACTATTCTGTAAAAGTTGTAGCTCCGCCTCAGGAAATTCGAGAAGGTTGTGACTTGGCAGTCGAATACGACCTCGTGGAAGAAATGGGAATCAAAAGGGAGCTTGAAAATAACAATTTAAAAGCTGTTAAATTCATATCGTTGGATGATACTTCAATGGAACCGCTAAGTCTTGTAAAAGTAAAAGAAATCGATGGATTTATACTTGTAAGATCAGGAAACATGAAAATTACAATCGATAAGGTTGGAAATATTGTAAATGTATCTGGAGGGGGCTGTCCCGATGTACCTTATTTAAATCTAAAATTAAAGGGAAAAAACATACTCGAAATACCTGAAGAGGATTGTCCAAAAAATTTAGGGTACACATTATGTGCATATACACTCAATAAAGCTTTTGAAAAGGCGAAAACAATTGCGTTAGAGGGTACAAAATGA
- a CDS encoding 50S ribosomal protein L3, giving the protein MGMKKSRPRRGSLAFSPRKRAKKLVPKIRSWPADKKVGLQAFPVYKAGTTHALLIENNPKSPNNGQEVFTPVTVLETPDVTVAGIRLYEKTTKGLKALTEVWAEQLDNDLGRKLTLVKKEEKKTADALDAVLEKATEVRVIVHTNPKTTGIPKKKPEVVEIRIGGSSVAERLAYAKEILGKTLAISDVFEAGEIIDTLAITKGKGFQGSVKRWGIKVQFGKHQRKGVGRHTGSIGPWRPRRVMWTVPLPGQMGFHQRTEYNKRILKLGSEGAEITPKGGFLNYGAVKNGYVVVKGTVQGPAKRLVVLRGSVRAAEDKFGLPEVAYISTESKQGN; this is encoded by the coding sequence ATGGGTATGAAAAAAAGCAGACCTCGTAGAGGTTCCCTAGCATTTAGCCCAAGAAAAAGAGCTAAGAAATTAGTTCCTAAAATCAGATCATGGCCTGCAGATAAAAAAGTAGGGCTCCAAGCATTCCCTGTATACAAAGCAGGAACAACACATGCTTTATTGATCGAAAATAACCCAAAAAGTCCAAACAATGGTCAGGAAGTATTTACACCTGTAACCGTATTAGAAACACCGGACGTTACCGTAGCAGGAATCAGACTCTACGAAAAAACAACCAAAGGGTTAAAAGCATTAACTGAAGTATGGGCTGAACAGTTAGACAACGACTTAGGAAGAAAATTAACTTTAGTTAAGAAAGAAGAGAAAAAAACTGCTGATGCTTTAGACGCAGTTTTAGAAAAAGCTACAGAAGTAAGAGTTATTGTTCACACAAACCCAAAAACTACAGGAATACCAAAGAAAAAACCTGAAGTTGTTGAAATCAGAATTGGTGGATCATCAGTTGCTGAAAGATTAGCTTACGCTAAAGAAATCTTAGGCAAAACACTCGCAATTAGCGATGTATTTGAAGCTGGAGAAATTATCGATACTTTAGCAATTACTAAAGGTAAAGGATTCCAAGGATCAGTTAAAAGATGGGGAATCAAAGTTCAATTTGGAAAACACCAAAGAAAAGGTGTTGGTAGACACACAGGTTCAATCGGTCCATGGAGACCAAGAAGAGTTATGTGGACTGTACCATTACCTGGTCAGATGGGTTTCCACCAAAGAACTGAATACAACAAAAGAATCTTAAAATTAGGCAGCGAAGGCGCTGAAATTACACCTAAAGGCGGATTCTTAAACTACGGTGCTGTTAAAAACGGCTACGTTGTAGTTAAGGGAACTGTTCAAGGTCCTGCAAAAAGATTAGTAGTTTTAAGAGGATCTGTAAGAGCTGCTGAAGACAAATTCGGCTTACCAGAAGTTGCTTACATCAGTACAGAATCCAAACAAGGAAACTAA
- the rpl4p gene encoding 50S ribosomal protein L4, which translates to MNVKVYNLDGSEKGDIELPAVFETEYRPDLIKRAVISSLTAKLQPKGCDAFAGYRTSAKSIGKGHGKARVRRTAQGAGAFVPQAVGGRRAHPPKVEKILFERINRKEKLKALASAIAASAIPEIVSARGHKIEGVPSLPLVVNADFESLAKTKEVLEVFKTLKLDADLARAKDGIKIKAGRAKLRGRKYKKPKSVLVVVGDACEAIAASRNLAGVDVITANDLSAIHIAPGTMAGRLTLWTENAIEKINGRF; encoded by the coding sequence ATGAATGTTAAAGTTTACAATTTAGATGGTTCTGAAAAGGGAGATATCGAATTACCCGCTGTATTTGAAACTGAATACAGACCAGATTTAATCAAAAGGGCAGTAATCTCATCATTAACCGCAAAATTACAACCAAAAGGTTGCGATGCATTTGCAGGTTACAGAACTTCAGCAAAATCAATCGGAAAAGGACACGGTAAAGCTAGAGTTAGAAGAACCGCACAAGGTGCTGGTGCATTCGTTCCTCAAGCAGTTGGTGGAAGAAGAGCTCACCCTCCAAAAGTTGAAAAAATCTTATTCGAAAGAATAAACAGAAAAGAAAAATTAAAAGCATTAGCAAGCGCTATTGCTGCTTCAGCAATTCCAGAAATTGTTTCAGCAAGAGGCCACAAAATCGAAGGTGTTCCTTCATTACCTTTAGTTGTTAACGCAGACTTTGAAAGCCTTGCTAAAACAAAAGAAGTTTTAGAGGTTTTTAAAACTTTAAAATTAGATGCTGATTTAGCAAGAGCTAAAGACGGTATTAAAATTAAAGCTGGAAGAGCTAAATTAAGAGGCAGAAAATACAAAAAACCAAAAAGTGTTTTGGTTGTTGTAGGCGATGCATGTGAAGCAATTGCTGCATCAAGAAATCTCGCAGGTGTAGATGTAATTACAGCTAATGACTTAAGCGCAATACACATTGCACCAGGAACAATGGCTGGAAGATTAACACTCTGGACTGAAAATGCCATTGAAAAAATAAACGGAAGATTTTAA
- a CDS encoding DUF4870 domain-containing protein codes for MALFGLKDTHTAVLAYLLGFISGIIVLLLEKESSFVKFHAMQSTIAFGAIFVLNIISGYVPMVGGILSNLLSLIGLIIWIVGMIKAYQGERYRFPIVGDIAAKQI; via the coding sequence ATGGCACTATTTGGTCTTAAAGATACACACACGGCAGTTTTGGCATACCTTTTGGGTTTTATTTCGGGAATAATTGTATTACTCCTTGAAAAAGAAAGCAGTTTTGTAAAATTCCATGCAATGCAGTCCACAATAGCATTCGGGGCAATATTTGTTTTAAATATAATTTCTGGTTATGTCCCCATGGTTGGAGGTATTTTAAGCAATCTTTTAAGTTTAATCGGATTAATAATCTGGATTGTTGGAATGATAAAGGCTTACCAAGGAGAAAGATACAGATTCCCAATAGTTGGGGATATTGCTGCAAAACAAATTTAA
- a CDS encoding phosphoglycerate kinase — MFLTLDDFELEGKTVALRVDINSPIDVNTGDILDDTRINACYDTIKALSEKGAKVVILAHQSRPGKKDFTTLEAHAKKLSEVLKMDVTHVDGLICASAREAILAMDNGEIILLENVRLLAEEVLSDWKSWEEITPEKQAKTVMIKKLHPFFDYFVNDAFAAAHRAQPSLVGLSYYIPMLCGRVMEKELFTLTKVLKNPERPCVFALGGAKADDSIEVLKNVLEKQTADQVLTSGVVANIFLVAKGYKIGPNENVIADMGYTDQIEIAKELISKYGDKIVVPIDAALNVDGERVEKELDLNEEITYPIHDMGENTVKLYEEILKNAKTIVANGPAGVFENKNFLKGTEELLKSTANSKGFSVIGGGHLSAAAEVVGLAGKMDHISTGGGACIEFLAGKKLPVIEMLLESYEKHKV, encoded by the coding sequence ATGTTTTTAACTCTTGACGACTTTGAATTGGAAGGAAAAACGGTTGCATTGAGAGTTGACATTAATAGCCCTATTGATGTTAATACCGGAGATATTTTAGATGACACAAGGATTAACGCCTGCTACGATACAATAAAAGCTCTTTCTGAAAAAGGGGCAAAGGTAGTTATTTTAGCACACCAGAGCAGACCTGGAAAAAAAGACTTCACAACACTCGAAGCGCATGCAAAAAAACTCTCTGAAGTATTAAAAATGGACGTTACACACGTAGATGGATTAATTTGTGCGTCGGCACGTGAAGCAATTCTTGCAATGGACAATGGGGAAATAATACTCCTCGAAAATGTAAGGCTTCTTGCTGAAGAAGTTTTATCTGACTGGAAGTCTTGGGAAGAAATTACTCCAGAAAAACAGGCTAAAACAGTTATGATTAAGAAATTACATCCTTTTTTCGATTATTTTGTTAACGATGCATTTGCAGCAGCTCACAGAGCTCAACCTTCTCTTGTCGGACTTTCGTACTATATTCCAATGTTATGTGGAAGGGTAATGGAAAAAGAATTATTTACACTTACAAAAGTTCTTAAAAATCCTGAAAGACCTTGTGTATTTGCTTTAGGCGGTGCAAAAGCTGACGATAGTATTGAAGTATTGAAGAATGTGCTTGAAAAACAAACCGCTGATCAGGTTTTAACAAGTGGTGTTGTTGCAAATATATTTTTAGTTGCAAAAGGCTATAAAATCGGGCCAAATGAAAATGTAATTGCAGATATGGGTTATACCGATCAGATAGAAATTGCAAAAGAGTTAATTTCAAAATATGGCGACAAAATCGTGGTTCCAATCGATGCAGCATTAAATGTTGATGGCGAAAGGGTTGAAAAAGAACTCGACTTAAACGAAGAAATAACTTACCCTATTCACGACATGGGCGAAAACACAGTGAAATTATACGAAGAAATCTTGAAAAATGCAAAAACAATCGTTGCAAACGGCCCTGCCGGAGTTTTCGAGAATAAAAATTTCTTAAAGGGAACCGAAGAACTTTTAAAAAGCACTGCAAATTCAAAAGGCTTTTCAGTTATTGGTGGGGGCCACCTCTCAGCAGCTGCTGAGGTTGTTGGTTTAGCTGGAAAAATGGATCACATAAGCACTGGTGGTGGTGCATGTATTGAATTTTTAGCCGGTAAAAAACTTCCAGTAATAGAAATGCTATTGGAATCCTACGAAAAACATAAAGTTTAA
- a CDS encoding YeeE/YedE thiosulfate transporter family protein, with protein sequence MSYVPAIATLAFGILLGYLGQRSSMCFCGGIRDYYLMKDTWLVKGLFGFVGGALIGSIIFNVIGMLPLFPWIATKGLTAIGGDAAGSLGFGAHFIVTIIGGFGVGFLSVIQGGCPFRNYVMAGEGNQTAMAYVVGLAVGAIVFHQWVLPFVGSILA encoded by the coding sequence ATGAGTTACGTACCTGCAATTGCCACTTTGGCATTTGGTATTCTCTTAGGATACTTAGGACAGAGATCATCAATGTGCTTTTGTGGGGGAATCAGGGATTACTACCTCATGAAAGATACATGGTTAGTTAAAGGTTTATTCGGATTTGTCGGAGGAGCCTTAATCGGTTCAATTATATTCAATGTTATTGGAATGCTTCCATTATTCCCATGGATAGCAACAAAAGGACTCACAGCAATTGGTGGAGATGCTGCAGGAAGCCTCGGCTTTGGTGCACACTTCATTGTTACAATCATTGGTGGTTTCGGAGTTGGATTTTTATCCGTTATTCAAGGCGGATGTCCATTTAGAAACTACGTAATGGCTGGAGAAGGAAACCAAACTGCTATGGCATACGTAGTTGGTTTAGCAGTTGGTGCAATAGTATTCCACCAGTGGGTATTACCATTTGTTGGATCAATCCTAGCATAA
- a CDS encoding adenylate kinase family protein encodes MIIAITGTPGVGKSTVSNLLFEKLKSGGKDIACINITEVVSKNGLYLEKDIEMDSYVVDFDKLNKYIQSVGTEDLILDGHVSHYLNPDYIIVLRANPLLIKNRLESRNYSSEKVKENVEAELLDVCLVESIEKNDESKIFEIDCSEKDPEKIVNEILMFLDLKNPEYGNISWLEDYFYLIE; translated from the coding sequence ATAATAATAGCAATTACTGGAACTCCCGGAGTTGGAAAGTCGACTGTATCAAACCTCCTCTTTGAAAAATTAAAATCTGGCGGTAAAGATATCGCTTGCATAAATATTACTGAAGTGGTTTCTAAGAACGGACTTTATCTGGAAAAGGATATCGAAATGGATTCCTATGTTGTCGATTTTGATAAATTAAATAAATATATTCAGTCAGTTGGAACCGAAGATTTAATACTGGATGGACACGTCAGCCATTACTTAAATCCGGATTATATCATTGTACTTAGAGCAAATCCACTACTGATTAAAAATCGGCTGGAATCTCGAAATTATAGTTCTGAAAAAGTAAAGGAAAATGTTGAAGCCGAACTTCTGGACGTTTGTTTAGTGGAATCTATTGAAAAAAACGATGAATCAAAGATTTTTGAGATAGATTGTAGTGAAAAAGATCCGGAAAAGATAGTAAATGAAATATTAATGTTTTTAGACTTGAAAAATCCAGAATATGGAAACATAAGCTGGCTTGAAGATTATTTCTATCTTATTGAATAA
- a CDS encoding tripartite tricarboxylate transporter permease — MIQNLLFLIFGTVTGTITGLIPGIHPNTIIPISIVLFPYFGSSNYFSFLIGLLISHYFLNYITSAFIGVPDDESAVAAVPMHNLTILGRGYEAVVLAGFGAFFGIIFSILIFMIISTINIDFYSFYSNLKPFIPYILILFMVISIIFSKSRVWTTLIILFSGILGIIVFYKNPSFDYSLTVIFTGMFGIPLLFENLNKKELGSQFISFPEIKFSYLKSAIFGTFGGFLRIFIPATGGAQMNYFLSKLIKEENLENFIISQGSITLSNELFSILAIMMIGTGRSGVSEAIKSLKIEYVTSELFANVTIATGLSFLILTVVSKYFLQNINKFDYGQISKVLIVFCTILMIILSFKTYMVYHIVIYLVSISIGILCVKKRVNLSNMMGVLIFPTILYFLKI, encoded by the coding sequence ATGATTCAAAATTTACTTTTTTTAATTTTTGGAACAGTTACTGGAACAATTACTGGATTAATTCCTGGAATTCACCCAAATACGATTATTCCAATTTCAATAGTTTTATTTCCATATTTTGGAAGCAGTAATTATTTCAGTTTTTTAATAGGACTTTTAATTTCGCACTACTTTTTAAATTACATTACTTCTGCGTTTATCGGAGTTCCAGACGATGAATCTGCGGTGGCAGCAGTTCCAATGCATAATTTAACGATTTTGGGGCGAGGCTACGAAGCAGTAGTTTTGGCAGGATTTGGAGCATTTTTTGGAATAATATTTTCAATATTGATATTTATGATAATTTCAACAATAAATATTGATTTTTACAGTTTTTATTCAAATTTAAAACCATTTATTCCATATATCTTAATATTATTCATGGTAATTTCGATTATTTTTTCGAAAAGTCGAGTATGGACTACTTTGATAATTTTATTTTCCGGAATTTTGGGAATTATTGTATTTTACAAAAATCCATCTTTTGATTATTCTTTGACTGTAATTTTTACAGGAATGTTTGGAATTCCGCTTTTGTTTGAAAATTTAAATAAAAAAGAACTCGGGAGCCAGTTCATCAGTTTTCCAGAAATAAAATTTTCATACTTAAAATCTGCAATTTTTGGAACGTTTGGAGGATTTTTGAGGATATTTATTCCTGCAACCGGTGGAGCACAGATGAATTATTTTTTAAGTAAATTAATAAAAGAAGAAAATCTCGAAAATTTCATAATTTCACAAGGTTCGATAACTCTATCTAACGAACTTTTTTCAATTCTGGCAATTATGATGATTGGAACGGGAAGAAGCGGAGTTTCAGAAGCAATAAAAAGCTTAAAAATCGAATATGTAACTTCAGAACTTTTTGCAAATGTAACTATTGCAACAGGCCTTTCTTTTTTAATTTTAACTGTAGTTTCAAAGTATTTTTTACAAAACATTAATAAATTTGATTATGGGCAGATTTCAAAAGTTTTGATAGTTTTCTGCACGATTTTGATGATAATTCTTTCGTTTAAAACTTACATGGTATACCATATAGTAATATATCTTGTATCAATTTCAATCGGGATATTATGCGTTAAAAAACGAGTAAATCTATCGAACATGATGGGTGTTTTGATATTCCCCACGATTCTGTATTTTTTAAAAATTTAA
- a CDS encoding 30S ribosomal protein S19 — protein sequence MARQKKYSGKGGARKKNKQKQSVAPRRRVEFKYKGFTLEELQEMPIKKFMEIVPSRQRRTMLRGITPNQRKLVMKIKKARRLTNRGKEPRVIRTHCRDFVITPEMIGLTFGIYNGKEFKEIKLVEETVGRFLGEMAPTRSVVQHGSPGMGATRGSMFVPIK from the coding sequence ATGGCCAGACAAAAAAAATATAGTGGCAAAGGTGGCGCAAGAAAGAAGAATAAACAAAAACAAAGTGTAGCACCAAGAAGAAGAGTAGAATTCAAATACAAAGGTTTCACTTTGGAAGAACTTCAAGAAATGCCTATCAAAAAATTCATGGAAATTGTTCCTTCAAGACAGAGAAGAACAATGCTCAGAGGAATTACCCCTAACCAAAGAAAATTGGTTATGAAAATTAAAAAAGCTAGAAGATTAACAAACAGAGGCAAAGAGCCTAGAGTGATAAGAACACACTGTAGAGACTTCGTTATAACCCCTGAAATGATTGGGTTAACCTTTGGTATCTACAACGGTAAAGAATTCAAAGAAATTAAATTAGTTGAAGAAACCGTTGGAAGATTCTTAGGAGAAATGGCTCCAACGAGATCAGTTGTTCAGCACGGTTCACCTGGTATGGGTGCAACAAGAGGTTCAATGTTCGTTCCAATTAAATAA